One stretch of Amycolatopsis sp. NBC_00345 DNA includes these proteins:
- the aspS gene encoding aspartate--tRNA ligase codes for MLRTHQAGTLRAGQAGQNVTLTGWVARRRDHGGVIFIDLRDASGVAQVVFREGEMAERAHALRSEFCVKIVGEVARRPEGNTNAEIPTGEIEVLATELEVLSEAAPLPFPIDDRVDVGEEIRLKHRYLDLRRSGPAAAMRLRSEVSRTAREVLHEQDFVEVETPTMTRSTPEGARDFVIPARLKPGSWYALPQSPQLFKQLLMVGGLERYYQIARCYRDEDFRADRQPEFTQLDIEMSFVEQDDVIALGEDIVTALWKLIGHEIPRPIPRITYHESMAKYGSDKPDLRFDLEITDMTEFFADTPFRVFQAPYVGSVVMAGGADQPRRQLDAWQEWAKQRGARGLAYILVNTDGTLGGPVAKNLSETERENVAAAASAKPGDCIFFAAGKAGATQPLLGAARDEIGKRLGLIDEDAWSFVWVVDAPLFAPVEDIGDDVAVGSGKWTAVHHAFTSPTPEWIDKFESDPGSALAYAYDIVCNGNEIGGGSIRIHRGDVQKRVFSLMGLSDEEAQEKFGFLLDAFAFGPPPHGGIAFGWDRIVMLLAKADSLRDVIAFPKTGGGYDPLTAAPAPITAQQRKEAGIDAKPTPPAPSA; via the coding sequence GTGCTCCGCACTCATCAAGCCGGCACCCTGCGTGCCGGGCAGGCCGGTCAGAACGTCACCCTCACCGGCTGGGTGGCCCGGCGGCGAGATCACGGCGGAGTCATCTTCATCGACCTGCGCGATGCCAGCGGCGTCGCCCAGGTGGTGTTCCGCGAGGGCGAGATGGCCGAGCGCGCGCACGCGCTGCGCTCCGAGTTCTGCGTGAAGATCGTCGGCGAGGTCGCCCGGCGGCCCGAGGGCAACACGAACGCCGAGATCCCCACCGGGGAGATCGAGGTGCTCGCCACCGAACTCGAGGTGCTGTCCGAGGCGGCGCCGCTGCCGTTCCCGATCGACGACCGCGTGGACGTCGGCGAGGAGATCCGCCTCAAGCACCGCTACCTCGACCTGCGACGCAGTGGCCCGGCCGCCGCGATGCGGCTGCGCAGCGAGGTCAGCCGCACCGCGCGCGAGGTGCTGCACGAGCAGGACTTCGTCGAGGTCGAGACGCCGACGATGACCCGCTCGACCCCCGAGGGCGCGCGCGACTTCGTCATCCCCGCGCGGCTCAAGCCCGGCTCGTGGTACGCGCTGCCGCAGTCGCCGCAGCTGTTCAAGCAGCTGCTCATGGTCGGCGGCCTGGAGCGGTACTACCAGATCGCCCGCTGCTACCGCGACGAGGACTTCCGCGCCGACCGCCAGCCCGAGTTCACCCAGCTCGACATCGAGATGAGCTTCGTCGAGCAGGACGATGTGATCGCGCTCGGCGAGGACATCGTCACCGCGCTGTGGAAGCTGATCGGCCACGAGATCCCGCGGCCGATCCCGCGCATCACCTACCACGAGTCCATGGCGAAGTACGGCTCAGACAAGCCGGACCTGCGCTTCGACCTCGAGATCACCGACATGACGGAGTTCTTCGCGGACACGCCGTTCCGCGTGTTCCAGGCGCCGTACGTCGGCTCGGTCGTGATGGCCGGCGGCGCCGACCAGCCGCGCCGCCAGCTCGACGCGTGGCAGGAGTGGGCGAAGCAGCGCGGCGCGCGCGGCCTCGCGTACATCCTCGTCAACACCGACGGCACGCTCGGCGGGCCCGTCGCGAAGAACCTGTCGGAGACCGAGCGCGAGAACGTCGCGGCCGCCGCCAGCGCGAAGCCCGGCGACTGCATCTTCTTCGCCGCCGGCAAGGCGGGCGCCACGCAGCCGCTGCTCGGCGCCGCGCGCGACGAGATCGGCAAGCGCCTCGGCCTGATCGACGAGGACGCCTGGTCGTTCGTCTGGGTCGTCGACGCGCCGCTGTTCGCGCCGGTCGAGGACATCGGCGACGACGTGGCCGTCGGCTCCGGCAAATGGACCGCCGTGCACCACGCGTTCACCTCGCCGACGCCGGAGTGGATCGACAAGTTCGAGTCCGACCCGGGCAGCGCGCTCGCGTACGCCTACGACATCGTCTGCAACGGCAACGAAATCGGCGGCGGCTCGATCCGTATCCACCGCGGCGACGTGCAGAAGCGCGTGTTCAGCCTGATGGGCCTGTCCGACGAGGAGGCGCAGGAGAAGTTCGGCTTCCTGCTCGACGCCTTCGCGTTCGGCCCGCCGCCGCACGGCGGCATCGCGTTCGGCTGGGACCGCATCGTCATGCTGCTGGCCAAGGCCGACTCGCTGCGCGACGTGATCGCCTTCCCGAAGACCGGCGGCGGCTACGACCCGCTCACGGCCGCCCCCGCGCCGATCACCGCGCAGCAGCGCAAGGAGGCCGGCATCGACGCGAAACCCACGCCCCCGGCGCCGTCGGCCTAG